From a single Candidatus Schekmanbacteria bacterium genomic region:
- a CDS encoding AtpZ/AtpI family protein — protein MGLLSTIGITLVAATFIGLGMGYYIDKWIGTKPIFTIIFTIFGIIAGFREMFSIIKKGE, from the coding sequence ATGGGGCTTCTTAGCACCATCGGCATCACTCTGGTGGCTGCTACGTTTATAGGGCTTGGAATGGGCTATTATATTGACAAGTGGATTGGCACTAAGCCCATATTTACAATAATTTTTACTATTTTTGGAATCATTGCCGGCTTCAGGGAAATGTTTTCAATAATAAAAAAAGGTGAGTAA
- the nuoH gene encoding NADH-quinone oxidoreductase subunit NuoH: protein MFNLSIAEILSNTLVIKVIEILVVFALTMTTVAILSLAERKVCAFIQRRLGPNRVGPWGLFQPAADGIKFIMKEDIIPINANKFFYVLAPMIAISPALITFAVIPFGSPTTFGGLLKTPVALQIAELNVGVLYIIAIASLGVYGIVLGGWASNNKFSLMGGLRSSAQMISYELAMGLAVVGVVMMGGSLDLAEIVEKQGKYWYIFPQIIGFIVFLIASFAETNRLPFDLPEADSELVAGYHTEYSSMKFAMFFMAEYANMITASALMVSLYFGGWQGLPIGGWLNLPIIDKLWFIPIIWFVIKVICFLFFFIWVRWTFPRFRYDQLMAFGWKVLVPVALLNILITGALIMWDVI, encoded by the coding sequence ATGTTTAATCTAAGCATAGCGGAAATCCTCTCAAATACTCTTGTCATAAAGGTAATAGAGATACTCGTTGTTTTCGCTCTTACCATGACAACTGTTGCCATACTCTCGCTTGCTGAAAGAAAAGTCTGCGCCTTCATACAGAGAAGGCTTGGCCCGAACAGGGTCGGTCCATGGGGGCTTTTCCAGCCGGCAGCCGATGGAATCAAGTTCATAATGAAAGAGGATATAATCCCCATTAATGCAAATAAGTTTTTCTATGTTCTTGCTCCAATGATAGCAATATCGCCTGCCCTTATCACATTTGCCGTAATCCCCTTCGGCTCTCCGACCACATTCGGCGGACTGCTAAAGACTCCGGTTGCTCTCCAGATCGCAGAGCTAAACGTAGGAGTGCTCTACATCATAGCGATAGCATCGCTTGGCGTTTATGGCATAGTGCTCGGAGGCTGGGCATCAAACAACAAGTTCTCCCTGATGGGCGGTCTTCGCTCATCTGCACAGATGATAAGCTATGAGCTTGCCATGGGGCTTGCAGTCGTGGGCGTAGTGATGATGGGGGGAAGCCTTGATCTTGCAGAAATCGTCGAAAAACAAGGGAAGTACTGGTATATTTTCCCGCAGATAATCGGCTTTATAGTTTTTCTCATCGCAAGCTTTGCAGAAACAAACAGGCTCCCATTTGACCTTCCCGAGGCTGATTCCGAGCTGGTTGCAGGATACCACACCGAGTACAGCAGCATGAAATTTGCCATGTTCTTTATGGCAGAGTATGCAAACATGATAACGGCATCGGCTCTCATGGTATCTCTTTATTTCGGCGGCTGGCAGGGGCTTCCGATAGGAGGCTGGCTTAATCTTCCTATAATAGACAAACTCTGGTTCATTCCTATCATCTGGTTTGTAATAAAGGTCATCTGTTTTCTGTTTTTCTTCATTTGGGTGAGATGGACGTTCCCGAGGTTCAGGTATGACCAGCTTATGGCTTTCGGCTGGAAAGTGCTTGTGCCGGTGGCGCTCCTTAATATTTTAATTACCGGTGCACTTATTATGTGGGATGTAATCTGA
- the nuoE gene encoding NADH-quinone oxidoreductase subunit NuoE, translated as MSPEEKIEEKIEKLVKKYPNGDAALLPLLHLLQEEEGHGKMITRESMERAAKLLNVPVSRVKGVVSFYTMYNQKPVGKYFIQICTNIACSILNAQEIVDHIEKKLGIKVGETTPDGKFTLATVECLGSCGTAPMMQINNDYYENLDTSRVEEILAGLK; from the coding sequence ATGAGCCCAGAAGAAAAAATAGAAGAAAAAATTGAAAAGCTGGTAAAAAAATATCCCAATGGCGATGCCGCCCTTCTTCCTTTGCTCCACCTGTTACAGGAAGAGGAGGGCCACGGTAAAATGATAACCCGCGAATCAATGGAACGCGCTGCAAAGCTGCTGAATGTTCCGGTTAGCAGGGTAAAGGGTGTCGTATCCTTCTATACAATGTACAACCAGAAGCCTGTGGGAAAATATTTTATCCAGATATGCACCAACATCGCCTGCTCCATACTGAATGCGCAGGAGATAGTAGACCATATAGAAAAGAAGCTTGGCATCAAGGTCGGCGAGACCACACCTGACGGGAAATTCACACTCGCCACGGTTGAGTGTCTTGGTTCCTGCGGTACGGCGCCCATGATGCAGATAAACAATGATTATTATGAGAACCTTGATACATCGAGGGTTGAAGAAATCCTTGCGGGCCTGAAGTAG
- a CDS encoding NADH-quinone oxidoreductase subunit A: MDNGLNTYVPVFIMAVVAIGFAAVTILLSHLVGKRNSSTAKLDTYECGSPVIGSARLRFSVKFYLIAMLFIIFDIEAVFLYPWAVVLREIKEFGPFVFYEMVLFIFVLIAGLVYVWKRKALDWLSE, from the coding sequence ATGGATAACGGGCTAAATACTTACGTACCTGTTTTTATAATGGCAGTTGTGGCTATAGGATTTGCAGCCGTAACTATTCTGCTTTCCCACCTCGTAGGCAAAAGAAATAGCAGCACAGCTAAACTCGACACCTATGAATGCGGTTCCCCGGTCATAGGCTCAGCACGTCTTCGTTTTTCAGTTAAATTCTATCTCATTGCAATGTTATTTATTATATTTGATATTGAAGCTGTGTTCCTCTATCCCTGGGCTGTGGTGCTCCGCGAGATCAAGGAGTTCGGTCCATTTGTGTTTTACGAAATGGTTCTGTTCATTTTTGTTTTGATTGCAGGTCTTGTCTATGTATGGAAGAGAAAAGCCCTTGACTGGCTGAGTGAATAA
- a CDS encoding NADH-quinone oxidoreductase subunit J codes for MLEMVMFYVFATAAVISAVMVVTKKNPVASVFALIITFMSIAGLYAALSAHFLAIIQILVYAGAIMVLFLFVVMLLDLRKDEFFFSTQKSIKILGIAIVCVLLAEIYTISQNIHIPSASGAFAEAYSGPGGNTAAIGRLLFTTYLLPFELTSVLLMVAIIGAVLLSRRR; via the coding sequence ATGCTTGAAATGGTGATGTTCTATGTCTTTGCCACTGCCGCTGTGATTTCCGCAGTGATGGTCGTGACCAAGAAAAACCCGGTGGCAAGCGTATTTGCACTTATAATAACATTTATGTCCATAGCAGGTTTATATGCGGCATTAAGCGCGCATTTTCTCGCTATAATCCAGATACTCGTTTATGCCGGCGCCATAATGGTGCTTTTCCTTTTTGTTGTCATGCTCCTTGACCTCAGAAAGGATGAATTCTTCTTCAGCACACAGAAGAGTATAAAAATTCTGGGGATAGCCATTGTATGTGTTCTACTGGCAGAGATTTATACTATTTCACAGAATATACATATCCCTTCTGCTTCCGGTGCGTTTGCTGAGGCATATTCAGGACCGGGGGGGAATACTGCGGCAATCGGAAGGCTTCTTTTTACAACATATCTTCTTCCATTTGAGCTTACTTCAGTCCTGCTCATGGTTGCCATAATCGGTGCAGTCCTGCTTTCGAGGAGGAGGTAA
- a CDS encoding DUF2283 domain-containing protein has translation MKIRYFTDTDTALIEFSNESVAETREISGNLYIDLDSKGNLVSMTVEHAKEKANISEVSFLQMDKIVA, from the coding sequence ATGAAGATTCGCTATTTCACGGATACAGATACCGCGCTTATTGAATTCTCAAATGAATCAGTCGCGGAGACAAGGGAAATATCGGGAAACCTTTATATCGATCTGGACAGCAAAGGCAACCTTGTCAGTATGACTGTTGAACATGCAAAAGAGAAAGCCAATATTTCAGAAGTATCATTTCTCCAAATGGACAAAATTGTTGCTTGA
- the atpE gene encoding ATP synthase F0 subunit C: MKKIVIAIAVLIVSGIFLAPFAMAEEAAAPAGGGTGGMTYVYIACAIGIAIAAFGGALGQGRSVSAALEGIARNPNASGKIQTAMIIGLALIESLVIYALVVVLILLFK, translated from the coding sequence ATGAAGAAGATTGTGATTGCCATAGCAGTTCTAATCGTATCCGGAATTTTTCTTGCTCCGTTTGCAATGGCTGAAGAAGCTGCAGCACCAGCAGGCGGCGGAACAGGCGGTATGACATACGTTTATATAGCATGCGCTATCGGTATTGCTATCGCGGCTTTTGGTGGAGCTTTAGGACAGGGCCGCAGTGTCAGCGCAGCACTTGAAGGTATTGCAAGGAATCCAAACGCATCAGGAAAGATTCAGACCGCTATGATCATCGGTCTGGCTCTTATTGAGTCTCTCGTTATTTACGCGCTGGTTGTTGTTCTCATACTGTTATTCAAATAG
- a CDS encoding nucleotidyl transferase AbiEii/AbiGii toxin family protein → MINREQIKELSQKFSIDEFSVIREYLQVLFLSALYEEKGSLKIYFKGGTALRLLFKSFRFSEDLDFTTLKTNDEMKKMLPNVVRKISLIVPNIELKEVKAGMKSLTGFLRYKTEDLKYPLNIHLEFSLREKPFTEKDIILETLFPVSPYPVVKCLSWEEILAEKIRALMCRTKGRDLFDIWYLLSKGIEIDWKMVDRKMAFYDKEADFNDVMNKIKKMDQKKLKIDLGKFLPLNQRKIADNIQELLLEKLK, encoded by the coding sequence ATGATTAACAGGGAACAAATTAAGGAACTGTCTCAGAAATTTTCAATAGATGAATTCTCAGTTATCAGGGAATATCTGCAAGTTCTCTTTCTCTCTGCCCTTTATGAAGAGAAGGGAAGCTTGAAGATTTATTTCAAAGGCGGGACAGCATTGAGACTGCTTTTTAAATCATTCAGGTTTTCTGAGGACCTTGATTTTACGACTTTAAAGACTAATGATGAAATGAAAAAGATGTTGCCTAATGTTGTCAGGAAGATTAGTTTAATTGTGCCCAATATAGAATTAAAAGAAGTTAAGGCAGGAATGAAAAGCCTTACCGGATTTTTAAGATATAAAACTGAAGACCTGAAATATCCCTTAAATATCCATCTTGAGTTTTCGCTTAGAGAGAAACCGTTTACCGAAAAAGATATTATTCTTGAAACTCTCTTTCCTGTGAGCCCTTACCCTGTTGTGAAGTGCCTTTCATGGGAAGAAATCCTCGCAGAAAAAATAAGAGCATTGATGTGCAGGACAAAAGGAAGAGATTTGTTTGATATCTGGTACCTTCTGTCAAAAGGCATAGAGATTGACTGGAAGATGGTTGACAGGAAAATGGCATTCTATGACAAGGAAGCAGACTTCAATGATGTAATGAATAAAATAAAAAAGATGGATCAAAAGAAGCTGAAAATAGATTTGGGAAAGTTCCTGCCTCTCAATCAGAGAAAAATAGCTGACAATATTCAGGAACTGCTGTTAGAAAAGCTGAAATAA
- the nuoK gene encoding NADH-quinone oxidoreductase subunit NuoK has translation MTLNHYLVLSGLLFIIGAVGVVIRRNALIIFMSIELMLNSVNLLFVAFSKYLNNLSGQVFVFFVMTVAAAEVVVGLAIIVLIFRNKSTVNVDEINLMKW, from the coding sequence ATAACACTTAACCATTATCTCGTGCTTTCAGGGCTTCTTTTTATAATAGGAGCAGTAGGGGTTGTAATAAGAAGGAATGCTCTAATTATCTTCATGTCCATAGAGCTAATGCTTAATTCAGTAAACCTTTTATTTGTTGCCTTTTCTAAATATCTTAACAATCTCTCCGGGCAGGTCTTTGTGTTTTTTGTCATGACCGTTGCTGCCGCCGAGGTCGTTGTAGGGCTTGCGATAATAGTGCTTATTTTCAGAAACAAGTCCACTGTGAACGTGGATGAAATCAACCTGATGAAATGGTGA
- a CDS encoding DUF2007 domain-containing protein — MYCPKCGAEFIEGITVCDDCNVSLVPEPPSPIENEFIEFEEILETSNPGDIAIIKSILGGSDIDFYFNGDFSMDILYHAIPAKLMVSKDQVEEAVELLKDLNINFPVKY; from the coding sequence ATGTATTGTCCAAAGTGCGGCGCTGAATTTATAGAAGGGATAACAGTTTGCGATGACTGCAATGTATCGCTTGTCCCTGAGCCGCCATCTCCAATCGAAAACGAGTTTATAGAGTTTGAGGAAATACTTGAGACATCAAATCCCGGCGACATTGCCATCATCAAGTCTATATTAGGAGGCTCTGATATTGATTTTTATTTCAATGGCGATTTTTCCATGGATATCCTCTATCATGCCATTCCTGCAAAGCTTATGGTAAGCAAAGACCAGGTTGAAGAAGCAGTGGAATTACTGAAAGACCTGAATATCAATTTTCCCGTGAAATATTAA
- a CDS encoding NADH-quinone oxidoreductase subunit M, which produces MLSVIIFLPLIGVFFIMLTGRESKGAIRMFALVTAIMDFVLSLRIYNGFSNDTPDFQFTENIPWISSLGINYSVGIDGISILLLMLTTFLTPIVILSSWSAIEERVKEYMISMLLLEVGMIGVFCATDMFLFYVFWEVMLIPMYLLIGIWGGTRRIYAAIKFVLFTMAGSVLMLIAILYMYFMNYKQAGVYSFSLFDFYKLNIPVDVQSLLFLAFAIAFAIKVPLFPFHTWLPDAHVEAPTGGSVILAGVLLKMGTYGFLRFCIPMFPAATYKYMPLVSVLAIIGIIYGALVSMVQADIKKLVAYSSVSHLGFVMLGMFALNQQGIEGSIIQMINHGLSTGALFLLVGMIYERRHTRLISEFGGLSKQIPIFAIFFMIVTLSSIGLPGLNGFVGEFLILLGTFQANRIYAVFAATGIILAAVYMLWMFQRVMFGTITNEKNKELKDINGREIAVLLPVVFFIIMIGVYPKPFMDKMHVSVSSLVSRVKMQYQFVDKKSGVENAGVTYAGNLTSAPEKKDAVQAAVIAEFKEVKELNENPVSEGEVK; this is translated from the coding sequence TTGTTATCAGTTATAATATTCTTACCGCTCATAGGGGTCTTTTTCATCATGCTTACCGGAAGGGAAAGCAAAGGTGCAATAAGGATGTTTGCCCTTGTGACTGCTATCATGGATTTCGTACTGTCATTGAGGATTTATAATGGCTTCAGCAATGACACGCCTGATTTCCAGTTCACAGAGAATATACCGTGGATATCAAGTCTTGGAATAAATTATTCTGTCGGGATTGACGGCATAAGCATATTACTTTTAATGCTTACGACATTCCTTACTCCCATCGTGATACTTTCCTCGTGGAGCGCCATTGAAGAGAGGGTGAAGGAATACATGATATCAATGCTTCTTTTGGAAGTAGGGATGATAGGAGTGTTCTGCGCAACCGACATGTTCCTTTTCTATGTTTTCTGGGAAGTCATGCTTATCCCGATGTATCTCCTGATCGGAATATGGGGAGGGACAAGACGAATCTATGCGGCTATCAAGTTCGTTCTCTTCACAATGGCAGGAAGCGTGCTCATGCTTATTGCCATTCTTTATATGTATTTCATGAACTATAAGCAGGCGGGGGTTTACAGCTTCAGCCTTTTTGATTTTTACAAGCTTAACATACCGGTTGATGTCCAGTCTCTGCTCTTCCTTGCTTTCGCGATTGCTTTTGCCATCAAGGTTCCATTGTTTCCGTTCCATACATGGTTGCCTGATGCGCATGTCGAGGCTCCAACCGGCGGCAGTGTTATCCTTGCAGGCGTACTCCTAAAGATGGGGACATACGGTTTTCTGCGGTTCTGCATCCCCATGTTTCCGGCAGCAACATATAAATATATGCCCCTTGTTTCAGTCCTCGCAATCATAGGGATCATCTACGGCGCACTTGTCTCAATGGTGCAGGCAGATATTAAAAAGCTTGTCGCATACTCAAGTGTGAGCCATCTGGGATTTGTCATGCTTGGGATGTTTGCGCTTAACCAACAGGGGATCGAAGGGAGTATAATCCAGATGATAAACCACGGCTTGAGCACCGGAGCGCTCTTCCTTTTAGTTGGTATGATTTATGAGCGGAGACATACAAGGCTTATTTCAGAGTTTGGCGGTCTGTCAAAACAGATTCCTATTTTTGCAATCTTTTTCATGATAGTCACTCTTTCATCAATAGGACTGCCGGGGCTCAACGGGTTTGTTGGGGAATTCCTCATACTCCTTGGCACATTCCAGGCAAACCGCATTTATGCGGTCTTTGCGGCAACAGGGATAATCCTTGCCGCGGTCTATATGCTATGGATGTTCCAGCGCGTGATGTTCGGAACAATTACAAATGAGAAAAACAAAGAGCTGAAAGACATCAATGGCAGGGAGATTGCAGTTCTTCTGCCTGTTGTTTTTTTCATAATCATGATCGGGGTTTATCCAAAACCGTTCATGGACAAGATGCATGTGTCTGTCAGCAGTCTCGTAAGCAGGGTAAAGATGCAGTACCAGTTTGTTGACAAAAAATCTGGCGTGGAGAATGCCGGAGTGACTTATGCAGGAAATTTGACTTCCGCTCCTGAAAAGAAGGATGCGGTGCAGGCGGCAGTTATCGCCGAATTCAAGGAAGTCAAAGAACTCAACGAAAACCCAGTTTCAGAAGGTGAAGTGAAATGA
- a CDS encoding NADH-quinone oxidoreductase subunit N, whose amino-acid sequence MIDPTSLNLNLQAVSVEIVLCVAAMIVLLLDSVSERMSKSFLAFVSIISIVTAFRLSASLWGHSISAFSNMLVVDNFSFFCKMVFLLGAGLTVMISSVYLRDVDFGHGEYYALVLFSTAGMCFISSAADFLILFIAIEIMSIAFYILCGFERSNHLSNESSLKYFLMGAFSSAFLLYGIALIYGYTGSTNFSDVAVAVSRSGGHDTMIYVGAAVFLIGLSFKIAAVPFHMWVPDVYQGAPTTVTAFMAAAGKAAGFAALLRVVQTAFPMMFGNMTEIFWVVCALTMTVGNVIALAQTNIKRMLAYSSIAHAGYILLAMVSYNEFMVPGVLFYLLAYTLMNIGAFAVIVALSSKEKEALNISNLAGVGAKYPLLAASMTIFMISLSGIPPTAGFVGKLYIFSSVIKSGFIWLAVIGVINSVISVFYYFRVIVAMYMREPEEDWSANRFSPQLLAVIFFCAAGIMIIGIFPNFTIRLAEISKIVQW is encoded by the coding sequence ATGATAGATCCAACATCATTGAATTTGAACCTGCAGGCAGTCTCGGTCGAGATAGTGCTTTGCGTTGCAGCCATGATTGTGCTCCTCCTCGATTCAGTTTCAGAGCGTATGAGCAAATCATTTCTTGCTTTTGTAAGCATTATAAGCATCGTTACGGCATTCAGGCTTTCAGCCTCGCTCTGGGGTCATAGTATCTCTGCTTTCAGCAATATGCTGGTTGTTGACAACTTTTCATTCTTCTGCAAGATGGTCTTTCTGCTGGGTGCCGGTCTTACTGTCATGATTTCATCTGTTTATTTAAGGGACGTAGATTTTGGTCATGGCGAATATTATGCGCTCGTGCTCTTTTCGACAGCAGGGATGTGTTTCATATCAAGCGCAGCAGATTTCCTTATCCTGTTTATAGCCATTGAGATAATGTCCATAGCTTTTTATATCTTATGCGGGTTCGAGAGGAGCAATCATCTTTCCAATGAATCGTCTCTGAAGTATTTTCTCATGGGGGCTTTCTCGTCAGCATTTTTGCTTTACGGCATTGCTCTTATTTACGGTTATACCGGAAGCACCAATTTTAGCGATGTTGCTGTAGCTGTTTCCCGTTCAGGCGGACATGATACGATGATTTATGTCGGCGCCGCAGTTTTCCTCATAGGTCTCTCATTCAAGATTGCCGCTGTCCCATTTCACATGTGGGTGCCAGATGTTTATCAGGGTGCGCCTACAACTGTTACTGCTTTCATGGCGGCGGCAGGCAAGGCCGCAGGTTTTGCAGCGCTTTTACGCGTTGTGCAGACAGCATTCCCGATGATGTTCGGGAACATGACCGAGATATTCTGGGTGGTCTGCGCGCTTACCATGACTGTGGGGAATGTCATCGCCCTTGCCCAGACAAACATCAAGAGGATGCTGGCATATTCAAGCATTGCCCATGCCGGTTATATTCTTCTCGCAATGGTTTCGTATAATGAATTCATGGTGCCGGGCGTGCTTTTCTATCTTCTTGCTTACACGCTCATGAATATCGGTGCCTTTGCAGTTATCGTGGCATTGAGCAGCAAAGAGAAAGAGGCTTTGAATATATCCAACCTTGCAGGCGTCGGAGCTAAATATCCACTCCTTGCTGCATCTATGACAATATTCATGATTTCACTTTCGGGGATTCCACCTACTGCCGGTTTTGTCGGGAAGCTTTATATCTTCTCATCTGTTATAAAATCTGGATTTATCTGGCTTGCAGTGATTGGAGTTATAAACAGTGTCATATCCGTCTTCTACTATTTCCGCGTAATTGTTGCCATGTATATGCGTGAGCCCGAGGAAGATTGGTCAGCAAACCGATTCTCACCGCAGTTACTCGCCGTAATTTTCTTCTGCGCTGCAGGAATAATGATAATAGGCATATTCCCCAATTTCACAATCCGCCTTGCCGAGATTTCAAAGATTGTGCAGTGGTAG
- the atpB gene encoding F0F1 ATP synthase subunit A, translating to MKHAPVYLFYLLGIPEHVAEEYRYVFLAVFVTILLTIVSFWVTSRLEKIPKGKQNVFEFILGGLMDFMEEIMGHGARRFLPLVGTLAFFILTSNLLGLIPGFDSPTANLNATGGCAIVVFIATHYYGIKAHGMSYIKQFTGPIPALTPLIMPIEIISHLVRPVSLSIRLFGNMFGGHLVLASFLGLVPLIVPLPMMAMELFVAGVQTLIFIVLSMIYISLALEEHH from the coding sequence ATGAAACACGCACCAGTATATCTTTTCTACCTGCTCGGAATACCTGAGCATGTGGCAGAAGAGTATAGATATGTTTTTCTTGCAGTGTTTGTGACAATATTGCTGACCATAGTTTCCTTCTGGGTTACAAGCCGTCTTGAAAAGATACCCAAAGGGAAGCAGAATGTTTTTGAATTCATACTTGGCGGTCTCATGGATTTCATGGAAGAAATAATGGGACATGGTGCAAGAAGATTTCTTCCACTCGTGGGCACGCTTGCCTTCTTCATATTGACATCTAATCTCTTAGGTCTCATCCCGGGTTTTGATTCACCGACTGCGAACCTTAATGCAACCGGCGGATGCGCCATAGTAGTTTTTATTGCAACCCACTACTACGGGATAAAGGCTCATGGCATGAGCTATATAAAACAGTTCACAGGTCCAATCCCTGCACTTACTCCGCTAATAATGCCTATCGAAATCATAAGCCATCTTGTAAGGCCTGTGTCACTTTCAATCAGGCTTTTCGGTAATATGTTCGGCGGTCATCTTGTCCTTGCAAGTTTCCTCGGGCTCGTTCCGCTAATTGTTCCGCTGCCTATGATGGCGATGGAGCTGTTTGTTGCAGGCGTGCAGACTCTGATATTTATAGTTTTGTCCATGATATATATTTCACTGGCACTTGAAGAGCATCATTAA
- the nuoL gene encoding NADH-quinone oxidoreductase subunit L, producing MLEYIWLVPLFPLLGFAINGLFGKNAGKGFIGLVACSAVGASFLVSVISFFELLSMPAEGRIFEKVIYTWISSGSFRAEMGFQVDPLSAIMLLVVTGVGFLIHIYSTGYMHEDPSYYRYFAYLNLFTFSMLMLVLGNNFLIMFVGWEAVGLCSYLLIGFWFEKKSASDAGKKAFIVNRIGDFGFILGIMLIFVTFQTIDFHDVFKQANSNFTAGNSVIIWITALLFIGATGKSAQIPLYVWLPDAMEGPTPVSALIHAATMVTAGVYMVSRCSALYMLAPETMFVVAVIGALTAIFAASIGLVQNDIKRVLAYSTVSQLGYMFLACGVGAFAAAIFHLMTHAFFKALLFLGSGSVIHGMGGEQDIRKMGALRKKMPVTFITFLAGTLAIAGIPGLSGFFSKDEILWKAFSSEHGSPLLWLVGAAAAGMTAFYMFRLVFLTFCGESRVDHHAAEHLHESPKSMTIPLSILAVLSVIGGYVGVPHILGGENRIEKFLEPVFAVSEKSEAVETIGEAEGALASTIERGAEAAVAHSAASGGLEMTMMIVSVVIALFGILLAYIFYLKSKNIPEKLSQSFSPIYNMLLNKYYVDEIYDALIVTPIKKGSIFLWEFFDAKVIDGLANGIGTFFENSALSLRTLQNGRAQSYVVGILIGAVIFIGYFFIS from the coding sequence ATGCTTGAATATATCTGGCTTGTCCCTCTTTTTCCTCTCTTAGGATTTGCCATAAACGGGCTTTTCGGGAAGAATGCGGGGAAGGGCTTTATAGGTCTTGTTGCCTGCTCGGCTGTGGGGGCTTCATTTCTCGTATCTGTGATCTCATTCTTCGAACTCCTTTCAATGCCTGCTGAAGGAAGGATTTTCGAAAAGGTCATCTACACATGGATAAGCTCCGGCTCATTCAGGGCGGAGATGGGATTTCAGGTTGACCCGCTTTCTGCGATAATGCTCCTTGTTGTTACGGGCGTAGGATTCCTCATACACATCTACTCAACCGGCTACATGCATGAAGACCCCAGCTACTACAGATATTTTGCATATCTCAATCTCTTCACATTCTCCATGCTTATGCTTGTGCTTGGAAATAATTTCCTCATCATGTTCGTTGGATGGGAGGCGGTCGGTCTTTGCTCTTATCTATTGATTGGATTCTGGTTTGAGAAGAAGAGCGCTTCCGATGCAGGAAAGAAGGCATTCATAGTCAACAGGATTGGCGACTTCGGATTCATACTTGGCATAATGCTTATATTCGTTACTTTCCAGACAATAGATTTCCATGATGTGTTCAAACAGGCGAATTCAAATTTCACTGCCGGCAACAGCGTTATAATATGGATAACCGCGCTTCTTTTTATTGGAGCAACCGGGAAATCAGCGCAGATTCCATTGTATGTATGGCTTCCGGATGCAATGGAAGGTCCGACCCCGGTATCTGCTCTCATTCATGCGGCAACAATGGTAACTGCCGGAGTTTATATGGTATCAAGGTGCAGTGCGCTTTACATGCTTGCTCCTGAAACTATGTTCGTAGTTGCAGTGATTGGCGCTCTTACGGCGATATTCGCCGCATCAATAGGTTTAGTGCAGAATGACATAAAACGAGTGCTTGCCTATTCCACGGTAAGCCAGCTTGGATATATGTTCCTTGCCTGCGGCGTCGGCGCATTTGCGGCGGCAATATTCCATCTTATGACACATGCGTTCTTCAAGGCTCTCCTCTTCTTAGGCTCAGGAAGCGTAATCCACGGCATGGGGGGAGAGCAGGATATAAGAAAGATGGGGGCTTTGCGGAAAAAAATGCCGGTTACATTCATAACATTCCTTGCAGGGACATTGGCAATCGCAGGAATCCCCGGATTGTCCGGGTTCTTCAGCAAGGACGAAATACTCTGGAAGGCGTTCTCATCAGAGCATGGCAGTCCGCTTCTCTGGCTTGTTGGAGCCGCGGCGGCAGGCATGACTGCCTTCTATATGTTCAGGCTCGTTTTCCTCACATTCTGCGGAGAGTCGAGGGTTGACCATCATGCGGCAGAGCATTTGCATGAATCACCTAAATCAATGACAATCCCTCTTTCCATACTAGCCGTGCTTTCGGTAATAGGAGGTTATGTAGGGGTCCCGCATATACTTGGCGGAGAAAACAGGATAGAGAAATTCCTTGAGCCTGTGTTTGCCGTTTCTGAAAAATCGGAAGCCGTAGAAACTATAGGTGAAGCAGAAGGCGCATTAGCCAGTACAATAGAACGAGGAGCTGAGGCAGCGGTGGCACATTCAGCCGCATCAGGCGGGCTTGAGATGACAATGATGATCGTCTCAGTTGTTATAGCGTTATTTGGAATTTTACTCGCATACATATTTTATCTTAAGAGCAAGAATATACCGGAGAAACTTTCGCAGAGTTTTTCGCCAATATACAATATGCTTCTCAATAAATATTATGTTGATGAGATCTACGATGCTCTCATTGTCACCCCAATAAAGAAGGGGTCAATTTTTCTCTGGGAGTTCTTCGATGCCAAAGTTATTGACGGACTTGCAAACGGCATAGGCACATTCTTTGAGAACAGCGCATTGAGCCTTAGGACATTGCAGAACGGCAGGGCTCAGAGCTATGTCGTTGGAATATTGATTGGAGCTGTTATTTTTATAGGATACTTTTTTATTTCATAA